Proteins from a single region of Hermetia illucens chromosome 3, iHerIll2.2.curated.20191125, whole genome shotgun sequence:
- the LOC119651360 gene encoding probable cytochrome P450 9f2 isoform X4, with protein MIGTVLSVLWSQWTLFLGVSLFIAYKWLTSTYDFFEKRNVQHEKPIVFFGNFKRLILRQESMFDMFKRFYLKFKDYKYYGMFEMRNPSLMIASPEMIKQITIKDFDYFLNHRVVLDVEDEPLFGNSLFALKDQKWKDMRATLSPAFTGSKMRLMFQLVDECGHNASKFLKSEAKGKGPIEMELKDFFTRFTNDVVATCAFGIQINSLLEKDNQFYHMSRKATNFSGIAAIKFFMFSNFHKIMKLFKLKFFDEKFSKYFYSLVLDTMQERTSKGIIRPDMINLLMEARKGILEASDIGKSGKDDGFAVVQESTVGQKVVNHIWTDDDLVAQCFVFFVAGFETSSVLMCFCAHELMENPDVQQKLIEEIDQVREELGDKPLTYEVLQRMQYMDMVISETLRKWPPAIATDRVCNKPYVVGNKDGEGVKLYPGDIVSIPIVGLHHDPEYFPNPDKFDPERFSPENKNQIQPFTYLPFGVGPRNCIGSRFALMETKAIIFYLLSEFTFEASPRSCIPISLDKTGFQLKPEGGFWMSFKPRE; from the exons ATGATCGGGACGGTGTTATCAGTTCTGTGGTCCCAGTGGACATTGTTTTTGGGTGTTTCACTATTCATTGCCTATAAATGGCTAACGTCCACCTACGACTTTTTCGAGAAGAGAAATGTGCAACATGAAAAGCCAATAGTTTTCTTCGGGAATTTCAAAAGATTGATACTCCGCCAAGAGTCGATGTTTGATATGTTCAAGCGGTTTTACTTGAAATTCAAAGATTACAA ATATTATGGAATGTTCGAAATGCGCAACCCATCCCTCATGATTGCCAGTCCGGAAATGATCAAACAAATTACCATCAAGGACTTCGATTACTTCCTCAATCATCGAGTTGTGCTAGATGTGGAAGATGAGCCTCTTTTCGGCAATTCTTTGTTTGCTTTGAAGGATCAAAAGTGGAAAGATATGCGAGCTACCCTCAGTCCTGCTTTCACAGGCAGCAAGATGCGTCTAATGTTCCAATTGGTGGACGAATGTGGTCATAACGCCAGCAAGTTTTTGAAATCCGAAGCAAAAGGAAAAGGACCGATAGAAATGGAGTTGAAAGATTTTTTCACCCGTTTCACCAACGATGTGGTAGCAACATGCGCCTTTGGGATTCAAATAAATTCGTTACTGGAAAAGGATAATCAATTCTATCATATGTCGAGGAAGGCCACAAATTTCTCTGGCATTGCAGCTATCAAGTTTTTCATGTTTTCCAACTTCCACAAGATAATGAAG CTATTCAAACTGAAgttttttgatgaaaaattctcaaaatactTCTACAGTCTCGTGTTAGATACAATGCAAGAAAGAACCTCAAAAGGAATCATTCGCCCAGACATGATCAATCTTCTCATGGAAGCTCGTAAAGGAATTCTGGAAGCATCTGATATCGGCAAATCGGGAAAGGACGATGGTTTTGCTGTTGTTCAAGAATCAACTGTAGGTCAAAAGGTAGTCAACCATATTTGGACGGATGATGACTTGGTCGCCCAATGCTTCGTGTTCTTTGTCGCAGGTTTTGAGACTTCGTCAGTTCTAATGTGCTTCTGTGCCCATGAACTAATGGAGAATCCCGACGTTCAGcaaaaattaattgaagaaaTCGATCAAGTTCGTGAAGAATTGGGAGATAAACCTCTAACATATGAAGTCCTTCAACGAATGCAATACATGGATATGGTTATATCAGAGACACTGAGGAAATGGCCACCGGCAATAGCTACGGATCGTGTTTGCAATAAGCCTTATGTGGTTGGTAATAAGGATGGCGAGGGTGTCAAATTGTATCCAGGAGATATCGTTTCAATACCCATCGTTGGCCTCCACCATGACCCAGAGTATTTCCCGAACCCAGATAAATTCGATCCCGAGCGGTTCAGTCcggaaaataaaaaccaaatacAACCGTTTACATATCTTCCATTCGGGGTTGGTCCAAGGAACTGTATCG GTTCCAGGTTTGCCTTAATGGAAACGAAAGCAATTATTTTCTATTTGTTATCAGAATTTACCTTTGAGGCTTCCCCGCGGTCTTGTATTCCGATATCCTTGGACAAAACTGGATTTCAACTTAAACCGGAAGGTGGATTTTGGATGAGTTTTAAACCCAGAGAATGA